A stretch of the Actinoalloteichus fjordicus genome encodes the following:
- a CDS encoding winged helix-turn-helix transcriptional regulator, which produces MNEADELFLSRWYAVRSLLGDKWVPAVLMAVSAGPLRRVEILSTIRSYSLSVEWSNRLDVLHDSILTKVLKKLTDEGLLTRSQKSEVFPPHVSYGLTPAARDFVSAMSAVVDWAGRHEQVIVRARAVRDGVADVDWHGEAESQR; this is translated from the coding sequence ATGAACGAGGCGGACGAGCTCTTCCTGTCGCGGTGGTATGCGGTGCGTTCGTTGCTGGGAGACAAGTGGGTGCCGGCCGTGCTGATGGCGGTGTCGGCTGGCCCTCTGCGGCGGGTGGAGATACTGTCCACGATTCGTTCGTATTCGCTGAGTGTGGAATGGTCTAATCGATTGGATGTCTTGCACGATAGCATTCTGACGAAAGTCTTGAAAAAGTTGACTGACGAGGGGTTGTTGACTCGAAGTCAGAAGTCTGAGGTTTTCCCTCCGCATGTCAGCTACGGGTTGACTCCGGCGGCTCGGGACTTCGTGTCGGCGATGAGTGCGGTCGTGGACTGGGCTGGTCGGCATGAGCAGGTCATCGTGCGGGCCCGCGCCGTCCGCGACGGTGTCGCCGACGTCGATTGGCATGGCGAGGCTGAGTCACAACGGTGA